In Microbacterium galbinum, the genomic stretch CGGATAGACGACGGTCTCGCCAACCTCAAAAAGCATAAAAACGTATCCTTTCGGCAACCTCAAGGATACCACAGGGGTTATGCGCTAAGGTTTGCGCCCCCTCGTCCCGAGGCGCGGCCCGCGTACCCGTAGAATGGTTGCGGATATCCCGTCGTACCCCAGGAGGACCCGTGAAATCGCGCCTTGTTGCGTCTGCTGCCCTCAGCGCCGTCGTTCTTCTCGGCGCGACCGGATGCACGTTCATCTCGCCCCAGGCGACGAAGATCGAGTATTCCGCCTCGGACGGCGTGAACGTCTCCGACGCCGAGGGCCCGATCGACGCGCGCAACGTGTTCATCGTCGCCAACGAGGACGGCACGGTGGGCAACCTCATCGGCGCCTTCGTGAACCCGACCGACGAGCGCGCGACCATCACGATCGCCTTCACCGGCAACGACGCCTTCACCATCACCGTTCCCGCGGGTGACAGCATCAGCCTGGGCGCCG encodes the following:
- a CDS encoding DNA modification methylase; this translates as MKSRLVASAALSAVVLLGATGCTFISPQATKIEYSASDGVNVSDAEGPIDARNVFIVANEDGTVGNLIGAFVNPTDERATITIAFTGNDAFTITVPAGDSISLGADAEPLRIVGLDSKPGSTVEIHFQSGDSTGVKTAIPVLDGGLPYYADLVPEEN